Sequence from the Fulvivirga ligni genome:
TGCATAATAAAAAAGCCCGTCCTGTAGGATATGCGGTATCTAGAAGCTCTACTAACAGCACATGGAGCTCAAGAAACATGGGTTTATTAGGAACTATCATCTTTATTTTCCTTGTAATCCACTTGAAAAACTTCTGGTATGCCATGCACTGGGGGCCAATCCCTTCAGTATCTTATGATGGCGAGTCTTATAGAAACCTATATGATGTTACCAGCAAAGCTTTTTCAGTGTGGTACATCGTGGTATTCTATGTAGCTTCTATGATTGCACTCATGTTCCATTTATATCATGGCTTTAGCAGTGCATTCCAGACTTTAGGATTAAATCATCCAAAGTACAACCCGCTGATAAAAGGAGTAGGATATGCATTTGCAATCATAGTTCCAGCACTATTTGCTGCTATTCCTATTATCATGTTTTATCAAAGTATGTAAAAAAGAACTATTAAAAGCTTGATAGATGAAATTAGATTCTAAAATACCAGAAGGCCCTATAGGCGAAAAATGGTCAAAGCATAAATTCAATATTAAATTAGTAAACCCTGCTAATAAGCGTAAGTACGATATCATCGTAGTAGGTACGGGATTAGCAGGAGCTTCAGCAGCTGCATCATTCGGTGAGCTGGGTTATAACGTAAAAGCATTTTGCTTTCAAGATAGCCCTAGAAGAGCACACAGTATAGCAGCCCAAGGAGGTATAAACGCCGCTAAAAACTATCAAAACGATGGTGACAGTGTATTCAGACTTTTCTATGATACTGTTAAAGGTGGTGACTACCGTTCTAGAGAAGCAAACGTACACCGTTTGGCTGAAGTAAGTGTAGATATCATAGATCAGTGTGTAGCGCAAGGAGTACCTTTCGCTAGAGAATATGGAGGTTTACTTTCTAACAGATCTTTCGGTGGAGCGCAGGTTTCCAGAACGTTCTACGCCAGGGGTCAAACCGGACAGCAGTTATTATTAGGAGCTTACAGTGCACTTAGCCGTCAGATAGATAACGGTAAAGTAAAAATGTACACCCGCTCTGAAATGCTTGATTTGGTAATGGTAGATGGTAAAGCCAGAGGAATTGTTACCAGAGACCTGATCACAGGAAAAATTGAGTCTCACAGTGCTCACGCAGTAGTTTTAGCTTCTGGAGGTTATGGAAACGTATTTTACCTTTCTACTAACGCCATGGGATCTAACGCTACAGCAGCATGGAGAGCTCACAAAAAGGGAGCATATTTTGCTAACCCTTGCTTCACTCAGATTCACCCTACTTGTATCCCTGTTTCAGGAGACCACCAGTCAAAATTAACTTTGATGTCTGAGTCTTTGAGAAATGATGGTCGTGTATGGGTACCTAAAGAACAGTCTGACGCTGAAAAAATCAGAAAAGGCGAATTAAAAGCCACTGATTTACCAGAAGAGAAAAGAGATTACTACTTAGAAAGAAGATACCCTGCTTTCGGAAACCTTGTACCTCGTGACGTGGCATCTCGTAATGCTAAAAACGTATGCGATGAAGGTAGAGGGGTAGCTAAAACAGGTCTTGCCGTTTATCTTGACTTTGCTGACGCGATCAAGAGAGATGGAAAAGATACTATCGCTAGCAAGTATGGTAACTTATTCGATATGTATCAGCAAATCACAGGAGAAAATCCTTACGAAATGCCGATGAAGATATACCCTGCTGTACACTACACTATGGGTGGCCTTTGGGTAGACTATAACTTAATGACTACGGTAGACGGTCTATATGCACTGGGAGAATGTAACTTCTCAGATCACGGTGCTAACAGACTAGGAGCCAGTGCATTAATGCAAGGTCTTGCTGATGGTTATTTTGTAATACCATACACTATCGGTGATTATTTAGCTAAAATGCCTTATGATAAAGTTTCCACAGATCATGAAGCATTCAAAAAGGCTGAAGCTGACGTAACTGAGAAAATAAACACACTACTTTCTATAAAAGGAACCAGAACTGTAGATGACTTCCATAAAGCATTAGGACACATCATGTGGGAATACTGCGGAATGTCTAGAAACGAAGAAGGTTTAAAGAAAGCGAAAGTAGAAATACAGAAGCTTAGAAAAGAATTCTGGGAAGATGTAAATGTTATCGGTGGAAATGATGAATTAAACATCAGTCTTGAAAAAGCTAACCGTGTAGCAGACTTCCTTGAACTAGGTGAATTAATGGTAGATGATGCCCTATACAGATCAGAATCTTGCGGTGGTCATTTTAGAGAGGAGTCGCAAACCGACGAAGGTGAAGCGAAGAGAAAAGACGATGAGTTTTCTTTTGTTTCAGCATGGGAATATAATGGCCCGGAAACACCTGAAACATTAAACAAAGAAGACTTAGTGTTTGAGAACGTTAAATTGACCCAAAGAAGCTATAAATAAGTATAGGGATATATCCCATTAACTTTTAAAAGTTTTAATATGAAAATCACATTAAAAGTTTGGAGACAGAAAAACGGTAAAGAAAAAGGCGCACTTGCCACCTACCAACTGGATGATATATCACCTGATATGTCTTTTCTAGAGATGTTTGATGTCTTAAACGAACAATTATCAAGAAAAGGAGAAGAACCTATAGCCTTCGATCATGACTGTAGAGAAGGTATATGCGGAGCTTGTAGTATGTATGTAAATGGAAAGCCTCACGGACCTAAGCAAACAACTACTTGCCAGCTACATATGAGAAGCTTTAAAGATGGGGATACTATTGTAGTAGAACCATGGAGAGCTCAGGCTTTCCCTGTAGTGAAAGATTTAGTGGTGGATAGATCTGCTTTTGACAGAATAATTTCATCTGGTGGTTATGTATCTGTAAACACTGGTGGCGTACCTGACGCTAACGAAATTCCTATTCCAAAGAAAATTGCTGATGAAGCTTTTGATGCAGCAACATGTATTGGATGTGGAGCTTGTGTGGCAGCATGTAAAAATGCTTCAGCTATGCTATTCGTAAGTGCTAAGGTTTCTCAGCTAGCTATGTTACCTCAGGGTAAAGTAGAAAGCAAAACCAGAGCAGAAAGGATGGTAGCGCAAATGGATGAAGAAGGTTTCGGAGCATGTACTAACACTGGAGCTTGTTCTATAGAATGTCCTAAAGGCATCAGCCTTGAAAACATTGCTCGTCTTAACAGAGAGTATTTCGGAGCTAAAGCAAAATCAGACAATCTATAAGTCTGAAAATAAATAAAACAAGGAATCCCCATCTGAATAAGTTGGGGATTTTTTATTTCCAGGGGTAATTGAATAATTAATCACATTGATTATATTCAATTCATGAAAACAGGAAGACTAGAAGCTTTTAGCGATGGTGTACTAGCAATCATCATCACCATTATGGTTCTTGAAATGAAAATACCTCATGGAGCAGATATTGAAAGCCTAAAGCCACTGCTTCCGATAGTAATCAGCTACATTCTCAGTTTCATTTATCTCGGGATTTATTGGAATAATCACCATCATATGCTTCATGTTACCTCCAAAGTGTCAGGAGGCATTTTATGGGCTAATCTTCATCTTCTGTTTTGGCTTTCGTTAATACCATTTGTTACCGGATGGATGGGTGAAAACAACTTCGCTCCAGTGCCTATGGCTCTTTACGGCGTAAATTTACTAATGGCAGCCATTGCTTATGCCATTTTACAACGCACCATCATTAACAAACAGGGCCCTGACTCTATCATTGCGAAAAGCGTAGGTAAAGATTTGAAAGGTAAACTGTCTCCGGTAATTTATTTAATAGCCATACCAGCGGCCTTTTTAAATCAATGGATTTGTGGCAGCCTCTACTTTCTGGTAGCCTTAATATGGATTGTGCCTGATAAGCGCATTGAAAAGAACATCACTGACTAATCAGCTTTTCGTAACCGTTTCTGGCATATACTTGAATACCAAGAAAGCAGAAACAAAAGCAGCTACACCAGTGACGATAAACGGCAATTCAAAAAATTGATTCACCAAAACACCGGTTATTAACGGTCCTACGGCTATCCCCATGGCAAAACCCATGGTGATTATACTCATCTGCCTACCCTCACCTCCTTTTCTTGAAAGATCGGCAGCCAGTGCAAATGCTGGCGCAGCAATACCTGCAGCCGCTATTCCTTGAGCTAGTCGCAAAATAATGAGTTGATACATTTCCTGAACCTCTCCCATCAAAATAGTACTGATAGCCATGAGCACCAGACCTCCAAGTATAAAGGGCCTCCTACCCTTTTTATCAGACAAATGTCCCAATGGCACTTGAAACAATAAGCGCCCCACCATAAGCATGCTGAAGGCAACACTAAAACCAAAAGCAGTGATATCAAGTCGTTCATTAAACTGATTCTCAAGTGTGGTCACCATAGAGAAGCAACTTGCCATGGTAAAAGTGGCCAGAGCACCGGTAAGAATTCCAGGCGTATATAGTGACCAATCGAAAACACCAGATTTCTTTTTAGAATCCACATTATCTACATGCACCTCCTTCACCCATATTAAAACCATCAAAACCGACAGAAACACAAAGCCAGCACCAGCTATGAATGCCGCATCAAAACCATGATTCACTTGCAGATATCCACCAATGACCGGACCTATGGCAAAGCCAATCATCCTACTGGTACTGTACACGCCCATAGCTCCTCCCCTGGTCTCTTTATTCGAAACAGCGGTTATGATAGATAATGAAGCAGGAATAGTAATCGCTACACCCACGCCCTGCATGATTCTAAGTAAGAGTAAATGCAGAAAATTCTCAGCAAGCATAAAGCCCAAAGTACCTGTGCCAATAATAATCATTCCTATGATGATCAGCACTTTCCGCTTATTTAAAGAATCGCTTAAAGAGCCCATCAAAGGTTGACAGAGAGATGTAACGAAACCAAAAATGGAAATCAACAATCCTACTAAAACGGGCGTAGGCATATCAATATGTTCCGTTGGAATTTTGGCCACATAGATAGGAATCATAATAAACAAAATACTGTTCCCCATAGCATCTGCCATCCTGGCAAATGAAAG
This genomic interval carries:
- a CDS encoding MFS transporter — its product is MNKTILALSFARMADAMGNSILFIMIPIYVAKIPTEHIDMPTPVLVGLLISIFGFVTSLCQPLMGSLSDSLNKRKVLIIIGMIIIGTGTLGFMLAENFLHLLLLRIMQGVGVAITIPASLSIITAVSNKETRGGAMGVYSTSRMIGFAIGPVIGGYLQVNHGFDAAFIAGAGFVFLSVLMVLIWVKEVHVDNVDSKKKSGVFDWSLYTPGILTGALATFTMASCFSMVTTLENQFNERLDITAFGFSVAFSMLMVGRLLFQVPLGHLSDKKGRRPFILGGLVLMAISTILMGEVQEMYQLIILRLAQGIAAAGIAAPAFALAADLSRKGGEGRQMSIITMGFAMGIAVGPLITGVLVNQFFELPFIVTGVAAFVSAFLVFKYMPETVTKS
- a CDS encoding fumarate reductase/succinate dehydrogenase flavoprotein subunit, with product MKLDSKIPEGPIGEKWSKHKFNIKLVNPANKRKYDIIVVGTGLAGASAAASFGELGYNVKAFCFQDSPRRAHSIAAQGGINAAKNYQNDGDSVFRLFYDTVKGGDYRSREANVHRLAEVSVDIIDQCVAQGVPFAREYGGLLSNRSFGGAQVSRTFYARGQTGQQLLLGAYSALSRQIDNGKVKMYTRSEMLDLVMVDGKARGIVTRDLITGKIESHSAHAVVLASGGYGNVFYLSTNAMGSNATAAWRAHKKGAYFANPCFTQIHPTCIPVSGDHQSKLTLMSESLRNDGRVWVPKEQSDAEKIRKGELKATDLPEEKRDYYLERRYPAFGNLVPRDVASRNAKNVCDEGRGVAKTGLAVYLDFADAIKRDGKDTIASKYGNLFDMYQQITGENPYEMPMKIYPAVHYTMGGLWVDYNLMTTVDGLYALGECNFSDHGANRLGASALMQGLADGYFVIPYTIGDYLAKMPYDKVSTDHEAFKKAEADVTEKINTLLSIKGTRTVDDFHKALGHIMWEYCGMSRNEEGLKKAKVEIQKLRKEFWEDVNVIGGNDELNISLEKANRVADFLELGELMVDDALYRSESCGGHFREESQTDEGEAKRKDDEFSFVSAWEYNGPETPETLNKEDLVFENVKLTQRSYK
- a CDS encoding succinate dehydrogenase cytochrome b subunit; the protein is MSWFTNAISSTLGRKLLMALTGLFLIIFLVVHLIGNFQLLHHDDGQAFNVYASFMTSNPLIKTTSYLLYATFIIHIVWAIMLTVHNKKARPVGYAVSRSSTNSTWSSRNMGLLGTIIFIFLVIHLKNFWYAMHWGPIPSVSYDGESYRNLYDVTSKAFSVWYIVVFYVASMIALMFHLYHGFSSAFQTLGLNHPKYNPLIKGVGYAFAIIVPALFAAIPIIMFYQSM
- a CDS encoding succinate dehydrogenase/fumarate reductase iron-sulfur subunit produces the protein MKITLKVWRQKNGKEKGALATYQLDDISPDMSFLEMFDVLNEQLSRKGEEPIAFDHDCREGICGACSMYVNGKPHGPKQTTTCQLHMRSFKDGDTIVVEPWRAQAFPVVKDLVVDRSAFDRIISSGGYVSVNTGGVPDANEIPIPKKIADEAFDAATCIGCGACVAACKNASAMLFVSAKVSQLAMLPQGKVESKTRAERMVAQMDEEGFGACTNTGACSIECPKGISLENIARLNREYFGAKAKSDNL
- a CDS encoding TMEM175 family protein, yielding MKTGRLEAFSDGVLAIIITIMVLEMKIPHGADIESLKPLLPIVISYILSFIYLGIYWNNHHHMLHVTSKVSGGILWANLHLLFWLSLIPFVTGWMGENNFAPVPMALYGVNLLMAAIAYAILQRTIINKQGPDSIIAKSVGKDLKGKLSPVIYLIAIPAAFLNQWICGSLYFLVALIWIVPDKRIEKNITD